The DNA window tgtgtgtgtgtgtgtgtgtgtgtgtgtgtgtgtgtgtgtgtgtgtgtgtgtgtgtgtgtgtgtgtgtgtgtgtgtgtgtgtgtgaccataaCCACTGTGTCCCCACCACCAGGTATCAGCAAGTTTATTGAGGCAGGTGGCGCCGCAGCAGCTAGGCGGGTACAGGGCCAAGAGGCACGTACTGGTGACTGTACGGACACGACTCACTCCTGGTGCACTGCAGAGTGTCAGGGTTGAAGACAAGGTCACCAGAGCACGTCTCCGTCGGGGCGTAGTCATCATTGACCTCCACACAGTGGTAGTATTCCCTCAGGCACTGTGTCTTGCATTTGGGGAAGAAGCCTGTCTCCTGGCACGTGTACGGGTCGATACAGCCTTTCTTGTCTACCACGTTCCTGCACAGCGTCATGCACGGCGCCGTGCTGTTACACTCTCCTGCGTGCATGTCAAAGTGCTCACCATCCCTACACTCACCAGGGATGACCGGTATTTCATCTGGTTCTTAGCAGTAGAAGAACTTCCGGCAGTCTGTGGGGTCCTCTACCTTCTTGCATACTTCTCTTATTGTTGCAGTAGGGATGGCAGTGGCAGCAAGCAgactcatccacaccacacttcacccCATCAAAGTACGGTGCATCAGCAGGACACGTCATAGCCAGCCCTGGCTCTGTGCCGGTACATTGGTGGCACAGATAGGCAAGCATGTGCCCTCGTCTGGCTTGCAGTTAAGCATCTGGAATATCTGACCGTCGGGCATGGGAGGGGGTTATCGTATAAGAAGCTGTTCTCATCCTTGCACACGTAGTAACTGCTGCAGTCAGAAGTACTCAGCACTCTTTCGCCTGGGGCACACTCAGCACAATTGGTCCCATCAACCGCACAAGGATCGGGTGTTGGGGGATCGCCGCATACAGCAACTACCAAGATGACTGTTGTCGATGCCTGGCGGTGGGGACACACTGGTtagggtgacacacacacacacacacacacacacacacacacacacacacacacacacacacacatatgaacacacacacacacacacacacacacacacacaactcacaatgaagaagaggggcaGAAGGGTACAGTCGGCGCGTGCAGCCATGCGCTGTGCactgcagacagacaaacaatgtGTACTATACAagtgaggacacacacacacacacacacacacacacacacacacacacacacacacacacacacacacacacacagtcttatgTAGCACAGACCAAGACCACAGCATCAGGGGCAGCAGGCGGTGCTTCTCACAACCTTTGTACCGTCAAGCACAACAAAATACCGCTAGGCTGTCTGTTCACACACACGCCGCCCCTCATAcagcctccctcctctctctctctctctctctctctctctctctctctctctgtctgttacTACCCAATGAAAATTACGTTATtgaaaaaaagcagagaaaggagaggagacatCGTGTGGatcaagagatggagggaaggacacacacacacacacacatacatctctACCAGTTCGCTACCAAGCTCCTCCACCACCCGCGCCACAGGAACCTGCTTCCCTCGATACCCCCTATGTTCTTGCTGGCCGGTGGTTTGCTCGTGGAAGTGAGGACAGTGCAGCCAGCATTGTCACTCCAACCACCACTCCGCTCACACCCAATCATTTCCTGCCGTCCacgtggggggaggggagacaaCATTAGTGGCGCTGGTCCTGCGGCGACACAGCTCGCAATATCCTGCGTATACGCTTAGATCCTTTTTCAGAATGCATATCATGTCTCTAAAAAGGATAGTGAAAGgacttttatcatgtttttatgtgCTACTAGTTTAATGTCTCAAATTCGTGATTTCACACGTTCATCTACTCAAAGACTCTCATATACTATTGATGGACTAAGAGACATAGGAAAGACCAAAGCACTGGGTAGTTTGGCTGGTTTACTCTGTCCCAACTTGCTAAAAGAGATACGGCGACGTAAGCGTGGGAGGCCTGGTGGTCTGAAGCGGAGATTACATCGAGGAAGGTTAAACCATATCTGCCTTCAGTAGTCATGGGTAATGTACGGTCAATTCGCAACAAGTCTGATGAACTAGCAGCTAATGTTCGCTATCTTAATGTATTCAGGAATATATCTATTTTGTCTATTAAAGAAACCTGATTAACCAATAAAAATCCGGATGAACATGCATCCATAGACGGTTTTAGATTATAAGAGGTAATCGTAAATTAGAAAATGCACACAAAAAACGTGGGGGTGGACTTCGTgcatacataaataagaagtggTGTCACTCGTGTACCAAGATCCTAGAATTACTGGTTACCAGTATTATCTCCAATACCACAGTTGAATACGCCAACGACTTGAATACTTTTTGTAATCGCTTTGACAGTCATGGTTTTACTGACGAGGTTTGCAATCTTAAACATATTTTATCTAAGAATGATCAATGCAACTTTTGTGTGTGGGAGTGACtcagttaatgtgtgtgtgtgtgtgtgtgtgtgtgtgtgtgtgtgtgtgtgtgtgtgtgtgtgtgtgtgtgtgtgtgtgtgtgtgtgtgtgtgtgtgtgtgtgtgtgtgtgtgtgtgtgtgcctggcaaCTGGA is part of the Portunus trituberculatus isolate SZX2019 chromosome 2, ASM1759143v1, whole genome shotgun sequence genome and encodes:
- the LOC123505001 gene encoding uncharacterized protein LOC123505001, producing the protein MALRAFCLLPLIFIVSASLLRQVAPQQLGGYRAKRHVLVTVRTRLTPGALQSVRVEDKVTRARLRRGVVIIDLHTVVVFPQALCLAFGEEACLLARVRVDTAFLVYHVPAQRHARRRAVTLSCVHVKVLTIPTLTRDDRYFIWFLAVEELPAVCGVLYLLAYFSYCCSRDGSGSKQTHPHHTSPHQSTVHQQDTS